A section of the Clostridium felsineum DSM 794 genome encodes:
- a CDS encoding enoyl-CoA hydratase/isomerase family protein has product MEFKNIKLDINENKYALVTICRENVCNALDEYTVSEINNALDIISEDNTLRAVVLTGKGYKYFSAGADLKKLKKKTSLQILESGLQSLCSRIERFKLPVIAAVNGYALGGGMEVVLSCDFRVSSENAVFGLPEVNLGVIPSAGGTQRLSYLIGTARAKQVILLGDRIHAEEAKALGIVYEIAEKEELLLAAEKIVNKLISKSPMAVYLAKSSINIASSAGNEFGMKYEKMCQAVLANHPDREEGIRAFYEKRPPEYKVFK; this is encoded by the coding sequence ATGGAATTTAAAAATATTAAATTAGATATAAATGAAAATAAGTATGCATTAGTAACTATTTGTAGGGAGAATGTTTGTAATGCGTTAGATGAATATACTGTAAGTGAAATTAATAATGCTTTAGATATTATTAGTGAGGATAATACTCTAAGAGCAGTAGTTTTGACTGGAAAAGGCTATAAATATTTCTCAGCAGGTGCAGACCTAAAGAAACTAAAGAAAAAAACTTCCTTGCAAATTCTTGAATCTGGCTTACAAAGCTTATGTTCAAGAATTGAAAGGTTTAAACTTCCAGTAATTGCAGCCGTAAATGGTTATGCTTTAGGAGGAGGTATGGAGGTTGTTTTATCCTGTGATTTCAGAGTATCAAGTGAAAATGCTGTATTTGGATTGCCAGAAGTAAATTTAGGAGTAATTCCATCTGCAGGAGGAACGCAAAGACTTAGTTATCTTATAGGTACAGCACGTGCAAAGCAGGTAATTTTATTGGGCGATAGAATACATGCAGAAGAGGCAAAAGCTTTGGGGATTGTTTATGAAATAGCAGAAAAAGAAGAGTTATTATTGGCCGCTGAAAAAATAGTAAACAAGCTAATAAGTAAATCACCGATGGCTGTATATTTAGCAAAGTCATCTATAAATATTGCGTCTAGTGCAGGAAACGAATTTGGAATGAAATATGAAAAAATGTGCCAAGCGGTATTAGCTAATCATCCGGATAGAGAGGAAGGAATACGAGCATTTTATGAAAAACGACCTCCTGAATACAAGGTATTTAAATAA
- a CDS encoding SDR family NAD(P)-dependent oxidoreductase, whose translation MGKNAVVIGGSKGIGFAIACKLALKKWNVTIVSSRKENLDKAREIAKKNEININVEVADATNEDSIKNLFLKVKKQGTLDLCINCVGKNLSQKLVKKTKDGEILLHSLEAWKNTIDINLNSVFLCGREEAGIMLEQNAQGTIVNIVTAVRNGAYGQSAYTAAKAGVTSLTRTWALELAKYGIRCVAIAPGAIEGEALINACKKDERHKIYMDKLREQIPLGRFASESEVADTVCFVAQNQYITGTVIELDGGGLPPKVFLK comes from the coding sequence ATGGGGAAGAATGCTGTTGTTATTGGAGGAAGTAAAGGGATAGGTTTTGCTATTGCTTGTAAACTTGCTTTGAAAAAGTGGAATGTCACTATTGTTAGTTCAAGAAAAGAAAATTTGGATAAGGCAAGAGAAATAGCTAAAAAAAATGAAATCAACATTAATGTAGAAGTTGCAGATGCCACAAATGAAGATTCAATAAAAAATCTTTTCCTAAAAGTAAAGAAACAAGGAACTTTGGATTTGTGTATAAATTGTGTTGGCAAAAATTTATCTCAAAAGTTAGTTAAAAAAACAAAAGATGGAGAGATTTTGTTGCACAGCCTTGAGGCTTGGAAAAATACTATTGATATTAATTTGAATTCTGTTTTTCTATGTGGAAGAGAAGAGGCAGGTATAATGCTTGAACAGAACGCTCAAGGCACTATTGTGAATATTGTAACAGCGGTTAGAAATGGAGCGTATGGGCAGTCAGCATATACAGCAGCTAAAGCAGGTGTAACTTCATTAACGAGAACATGGGCACTGGAGTTAGCTAAGTATGGAATACGTTGTGTAGCAATTGCACCAGGAGCTATTGAAGGTGAGGCATTAATAAATGCTTGTAAAAAAGATGAGAGACATAAAATTTATATGGATAAATTGAGAGAACAAATACCATTAGGAAGGTTTGCAAGCGAGTCAGAGGTTGCGGATACTGTATGTTTCGTTGCACAAAATCAGTATATTACAGGTACAGTAATAGAATTAGATGGGGGAGGACTTCCACCTAAGGTTTTTTTGAAATAA
- a CDS encoding 4Fe-4S binding protein — protein MKVKFVIKKERCKGCNICISFCPKKVLALDDLEKVKVVNEEACINCGQCELRCPDYAIYVEKRLEV, from the coding sequence ATGAAAGTGAAATTTGTGATAAAAAAAGAAAGATGTAAAGGTTGCAACATTTGTATATCATTTTGCCCAAAAAAAGTTTTAGCTTTAGATGATTTAGAAAAAGTAAAAGTTGTTAACGAAGAAGCATGTATAAATTGTGGCCAATGCGAATTAAGATGTCCTGATTATGCAATTTATGTGGAAAAGAGGCTAGAAGTATGA
- a CDS encoding 2-oxoacid:acceptor oxidoreductase subunit alpha, which yields MRSARLMQGNEACAEGALAAGINFFGGYPITPSTEIAEIMAERLPSVGGTFIQMEDEIAGIGVVLGAALAGKKGLTASAGPGISLKQELIGYACASEIPIVIADVQRMGPSTGQPTSPSQGDVMQARWGTHGDHPMIALSPWTVIETFNVTVLAVNYAQRFRTPVIILLDEVVGHMREKVILPEAKDIEIYPHCVPMCPKGKDYKPYNTMEDCVPNIADVGMGYKIHVTGLIHNEEGFPDSSEQMTKYTIERLHKKISRVQDEITHYDEFYMEDAEYAVVAYGGTARTAYEAVKIAREKGIKVGMIRLMTIWPFASKVIKRLAHKVEKILVPEMNYGQLVLEVERVAGGAAQVISLPKYNTKIFTPQEILLAIQKLRTGVVK from the coding sequence ATGAGAAGTGCTAGATTGATGCAAGGGAATGAAGCGTGTGCAGAAGGTGCATTGGCTGCGGGAATAAACTTTTTTGGTGGATATCCTATTACACCATCTACAGAAATTGCAGAAATCATGGCTGAGAGACTTCCTAGCGTAGGTGGTACTTTTATACAAATGGAAGATGAGATTGCTGGTATAGGAGTAGTGCTTGGTGCAGCTTTGGCTGGTAAAAAAGGACTCACTGCTAGTGCAGGCCCTGGAATTTCGTTAAAGCAAGAATTAATTGGATATGCTTGTGCATCTGAGATACCAATTGTAATTGCAGATGTTCAACGTATGGGACCATCTACAGGACAACCAACATCACCATCACAAGGGGATGTAATGCAAGCACGTTGGGGAACTCATGGTGATCATCCTATGATTGCATTGTCACCATGGACAGTAATAGAGACTTTTAATGTAACTGTACTTGCCGTAAATTATGCTCAAAGGTTTCGTACTCCAGTTATTATTTTACTTGATGAAGTTGTTGGTCATATGAGAGAAAAGGTTATTTTGCCAGAAGCTAAAGATATAGAAATATATCCACATTGTGTACCTATGTGTCCAAAAGGCAAGGATTATAAGCCATATAATACTATGGAAGATTGTGTTCCTAATATAGCTGATGTTGGAATGGGATACAAAATTCATGTTACTGGTCTTATTCATAATGAAGAAGGTTTTCCAGATAGTAGTGAACAAATGACTAAGTATACCATTGAACGTTTACATAAAAAAATAAGCAGAGTACAAGATGAGATTACTCATTATGACGAATTTTATATGGAAGATGCAGAATATGCAGTAGTAGCATATGGGGGAACAGCTAGAACAGCATATGAAGCAGTTAAAATTGCACGTGAAAAAGGAATTAAAGTTGGCATGATTAGATTAATGACAATTTGGCCATTTGCTAGTAAGGTTATAAAAAGGTTGGCACATAAAGTAGAAAAAATACTTGTTCCAGAAATGAATTATGGTCAACTGGTTTTAGAAGTAGAACGTGTTGCAGGTGGTGCTGCTCAAGTTATTTCTTTACCTAAATATAATACTAAAATATTCACCCCACAAGAAATACTCTTGGCCATTCAGAAATTAAGAACAGGGGTGGTAAAATGA
- a CDS encoding 2-oxoacid:ferredoxin oxidoreductase subunit beta translates to MIHHERNYEKYLLMNRLPHMWCSGCGNGIIMKAIAKAIELYNIDEDNVVIVSGIGCSSRAYSYMNLDSIHTVHGRAIPFATGIKLANPKLKVIVITGDGDCTAIGGNHFIHAARRNIDLTVVLFNNNIYGMTGGQASPLTPKGKKATTTPYGSIDRSFDVCELAKAAGATYIARSTTYHVQLLVDLILQGISNNGFSLVEVITQCVTNYGRRNGIGDASKMLLWMKENAVNIKDYKKTINDGESDKFPIGVLRKISEPEYSTEYNKIINRVWRREE, encoded by the coding sequence ATGATACATCATGAGAGAAATTACGAAAAGTATTTGCTTATGAATAGACTGCCACATATGTGGTGTTCAGGTTGTGGAAACGGTATTATAATGAAAGCTATTGCTAAGGCTATTGAACTATATAATATTGATGAGGATAATGTAGTCATTGTATCTGGAATTGGCTGCTCATCTAGGGCATATTCTTATATGAATCTTGATTCAATACATACAGTTCATGGAAGGGCAATACCATTTGCTACAGGTATTAAATTAGCTAATCCTAAATTAAAAGTTATTGTAATAACAGGGGATGGTGATTGTACCGCAATTGGAGGAAATCATTTTATACATGCAGCAAGAAGAAATATTGATTTAACAGTAGTGCTATTTAATAACAATATTTATGGTATGACAGGAGGACAAGCATCACCACTTACGCCTAAAGGAAAAAAGGCAACAACAACACCTTATGGATCAATTGATAGGTCTTTTGATGTATGTGAACTTGCAAAAGCGGCTGGAGCTACATATATTGCTAGAAGTACAACTTATCATGTACAGCTTTTAGTTGATTTAATTCTTCAAGGCATTTCTAACAATGGATTTTCATTAGTTGAGGTTATTACACAATGTGTTACTAATTATGGTAGAAGGAATGGAATTGGTGATGCATCAAAAATGTTACTGTGGATGAAGGAAAATGCAGTTAACATAAAAGATTATAAAAAAACAATAAACGATGGAGAAAGTGATAAGTTTCCGATTGGTGTTTTACGTAAAATTAGCGAACCGGAATACAGTACAGAGTATAACAAAATTATTAACAGGGTATGGAGGAGAGAAGAGTGA